One segment of Allorhodopirellula heiligendammensis DNA contains the following:
- a CDS encoding A24 family peptidase, with protein sequence MPVLFVFRNTHRLFFRRYPYRYLAFLLLAAYSTVGVAYVVVAAWAVSAGYLPSAGHWHGSFHDAILPRINEVVIFTFFAICGASVGSFLNVVVWRLPQGLGVGGHSFCPRCRNMLRARDNVPVWGWLWLGGRCRDCRLPISARYPLVEASVAVTFALIGTVELYGFNLPFRSSSFRWSMDSPLISGAQIVTAIFHLVGLSIAWAMGLIRYDGNRIPRPLVIFAALWLVGGLVISPSLAIVPWQLTVPSGWPPADWLVSGERVLDATMQVEAILRVLTALAAAGFFARVLAKSCCPRADLKLDPLGEQTGRLIDLTLLIAIVSLMVGWQATSGVLIVASVLAWLCGRAQLRGPEPVGHRDALSRFAICLPVVLTVQVACWRPLSDSGWWPAEQATPHVLMTYGLVTLLIPLWLRDPLRWGRVLPKHENPPGVEQRIDRE encoded by the coding sequence ATGCCCGTCTTGTTTGTTTTCCGGAACACCCACCGTTTGTTTTTCCGCCGCTATCCGTACCGATATCTCGCCTTCCTGCTCTTAGCCGCGTATAGCACCGTAGGGGTTGCATATGTGGTGGTGGCGGCGTGGGCGGTCTCGGCAGGGTACCTGCCCTCGGCGGGGCATTGGCACGGGAGTTTTCACGACGCGATTTTGCCACGGATCAACGAGGTGGTCATCTTCACGTTTTTCGCTATCTGCGGGGCGAGCGTAGGCAGTTTTTTAAACGTGGTCGTGTGGCGGCTGCCGCAAGGACTGGGCGTGGGCGGTCATTCCTTTTGCCCACGCTGTCGCAATATGCTGCGTGCTCGAGACAATGTCCCGGTCTGGGGATGGCTCTGGTTGGGGGGGCGATGCCGCGACTGCCGGTTGCCGATTTCAGCGCGTTACCCCCTTGTCGAAGCGAGCGTTGCGGTCACATTTGCCCTCATTGGCACGGTCGAACTGTATGGCTTCAATCTGCCGTTTCGATCGTCATCGTTTCGCTGGTCGATGGATTCGCCTCTGATTAGCGGCGCCCAGATCGTGACTGCGATATTTCATTTGGTCGGTCTGTCAATTGCATGGGCAATGGGGCTGATTCGCTACGATGGCAATCGCATCCCCAGGCCGCTGGTAATCTTCGCCGCCCTGTGGTTGGTGGGCGGGCTCGTCATCTCTCCCTCTTTAGCGATTGTTCCGTGGCAGCTGACGGTGCCATCGGGCTGGCCACCGGCAGATTGGCTAGTTTCGGGTGAGCGCGTGCTCGACGCCACAATGCAGGTCGAGGCAATTTTACGCGTCCTGACGGCGCTGGCCGCGGCCGGTTTCTTTGCACGGGTGCTCGCCAAATCGTGTTGTCCGCGGGCTGATTTGAAACTCGATCCGTTGGGTGAGCAAACCGGGCGGCTGATCGATTTGACGCTATTGATCGCAATAGTCAGTTTGATGGTTGGTTGGCAGGCAACCAGTGGTGTGCTGATTGTCGCATCCGTGCTGGCGTGGTTATGCGGGCGGGCACAGCTGCGGGGACCCGAGCCAGTGGGGCATCGTGACGCATTGAGCCGTTTTGCCATTTGTCTGCCGGTCGTACTGACTGTGCAGGTTGCGTGTTGGCGCCCGCTCTCAGATTCCGGGTGGTGGCCGGCCGAACAGGCAACCCCGCACGTACTGATGACGTATGGTTTGGTGACGCTTCTGATTCCATTGTGGTTGCGGGACCCGTTAAGATGGGGCCGCGTCCTACCAAAACACGAAAATCCGCCAGGTGTTGAGCAGCGAATTGACCGAGAGTGA
- a CDS encoding bifunctional protein-serine/threonine kinase/phosphatase: MPTQLDLIIGQHSSPGIKPSNQDFHGFCLPSEPLRTTKGIPVGLADGISSSDVSQVAAETVVKAFLNDYFCTSEAWTVKHSVFKVLAATNYWLHSMSRQSRYLEDQDKGYVCTFSGLVFKSATAHLFHIGDTRVYRLRGSQLDLLTEDHQLRVTSRTSYLTRAIGFHTELEIDYRSLVLEPGDVFILLSDGVYDFVDDDSICRIIDESCNDLDAAAKMLVDTAVLQKSDDNLTAQIVRVVSVPATNSIEVHADLIDLPFPPQLSPRDEFDGFRIVRELHASSRSHVYLVSDLETGDLVVMKTLSTEQQQDPGHLNRFFSEEWVARRLNNVNVLKAYLPSRKRKYLYTITEYIDGQTLTQWMRDNPLPPLDVVRGIVQQIGKGLQAFHRQEMLHQDIRPENILIDREGTVKIIDFGSTWVAGLAESTSQLAPSNLLGTVQYMAPEVLRGEAGTPRSEVFSLAVITYQMLTGRLPYGPHLARTRTRAAQSKLRYATAITPHSDLPGWIDGTLAKALHLNANLRYEEPAEFVYDLYHPRKEFIKEGQPLLIRDPATYWKRVSAVLACILAAVCGAWLMTLQ; the protein is encoded by the coding sequence ATGCCAACGCAGCTCGACCTCATCATCGGCCAGCATTCCAGCCCGGGCATCAAGCCGTCCAATCAGGATTTTCACGGCTTTTGTCTTCCCAGCGAACCGCTTCGCACAACGAAGGGAATCCCGGTTGGGCTGGCCGACGGAATCAGCTCCAGCGATGTCAGCCAGGTCGCCGCCGAGACGGTGGTCAAGGCATTCCTGAATGATTACTTCTGCACCTCGGAAGCTTGGACAGTAAAGCACTCCGTATTCAAAGTGCTGGCGGCAACCAATTATTGGTTGCACTCGATGTCTCGTCAGAGCCGGTATTTGGAAGATCAGGACAAGGGGTATGTTTGCACGTTCAGCGGCTTAGTTTTCAAGTCTGCGACGGCGCATTTGTTTCATATCGGTGACACCCGTGTTTATCGCTTGCGAGGCAGCCAACTTGACCTGTTAACCGAAGACCATCAGCTGCGTGTGACCTCACGAACGAGCTACCTGACGAGGGCCATCGGGTTTCATACCGAGTTGGAAATTGACTATCGATCGCTTGTGCTGGAGCCCGGAGACGTGTTCATTCTGCTCAGTGACGGTGTCTATGATTTCGTTGACGACGATTCTATCTGCAGAATTATCGATGAAAGCTGTAACGATCTTGATGCTGCGGCCAAGATGCTTGTCGACACGGCTGTCCTGCAGAAGAGTGACGATAATCTAACCGCTCAGATCGTTCGCGTCGTATCGGTCCCTGCAACAAATTCCATCGAGGTACACGCGGACCTGATCGATCTGCCATTCCCTCCGCAACTATCGCCGCGAGACGAGTTTGACGGATTCCGAATTGTTCGTGAGCTTCATGCCAGCAGTCGGAGCCATGTGTATTTGGTTTCCGATTTGGAAACCGGTGATCTTGTTGTCATGAAAACGCTCTCCACGGAACAGCAGCAAGACCCAGGCCATCTCAATCGGTTCTTCAGTGAGGAGTGGGTGGCGCGGCGGCTGAATAACGTTAATGTGCTGAAGGCATATCTGCCGTCGCGGAAACGAAAGTATCTTTATACGATCACCGAATATATTGACGGACAAACACTGACACAGTGGATGAGGGACAATCCGCTGCCGCCTTTGGATGTTGTACGCGGCATCGTGCAGCAGATCGGCAAAGGGCTGCAAGCGTTTCACCGTCAAGAAATGCTTCATCAGGATATACGGCCTGAGAACATTCTGATTGACCGCGAGGGTACGGTGAAAATCATCGATTTTGGATCGACATGGGTGGCTGGATTGGCCGAATCGACGTCGCAATTGGCGCCCAGTAATCTGCTCGGCACGGTTCAGTACATGGCACCCGAGGTTCTGCGGGGCGAAGCCGGGACGCCGCGGTCGGAAGTGTTTTCGCTCGCGGTGATCACCTATCAAATGCTGACGGGACGATTGCCATACGGTCCCCATCTCGCACGTACGCGGACCCGCGCTGCGCAAAGCAAGCTGAGGTATGCCACAGCGATCACGCCCCATAGTGATCTGCCAGGGTGGATCGATGGTACACTGGCTAAAGCGCTACACCTAAATGCTAATCTTCGCTACGAAGAGCCAGCCGAATTCGTATACGACCTCTATCATCCCCGCAAAGAGTTCATCAAAGAAGGCCAGCCTTTGCTGATTCGTGATCCCGCCACGTATTGGAAACGAGTTTCAGCTGTTCTCGCGTGCATCCTAGCGGCTGTCTGTGGCGCGTGGCTGATGACACTTCAATAA
- a CDS encoding formate/nitrite transporter family protein, with product MSYLAPAEFTTKMVDAGESKIFMSTRDTVIRAFMAGATLALAAVFAITINVQTGQPLLGAILFPVGFVMLYLMGFDLLTGVFTLSPLALLDKRPGVTLGGVLRNWGLVFVGNFAGALMVAVMFSIIFTFGYTDEPNEVGTVIAGIGEARTLGYKSHGAGGMLTLFIRGMLCNWMVSMGVVGAMISTHVSGKVIAMWMPIMLFFYMTFEHSVVNMFLFPSALIMGGQFSVADYLVWNEIPVVLGNMVGGIALTGLTLYTTHVRTAPKRVVVDAKAA from the coding sequence ATGTCTTATCTCGCCCCTGCTGAATTCACGACCAAGATGGTCGATGCTGGTGAATCCAAAATTTTTATGTCCACGCGGGACACGGTTATTCGCGCCTTCATGGCCGGTGCCACCCTCGCCTTGGCGGCTGTATTTGCAATCACCATCAATGTGCAGACTGGGCAACCGCTACTCGGTGCCATCCTGTTTCCAGTTGGCTTCGTGATGCTGTACCTGATGGGATTTGACTTGCTCACGGGCGTCTTCACACTGTCTCCGCTGGCATTGCTCGACAAACGCCCAGGTGTCACGCTCGGCGGGGTGCTGCGAAATTGGGGATTAGTGTTTGTGGGGAACTTCGCTGGCGCATTGATGGTCGCAGTCATGTTCTCGATCATCTTCACCTTCGGATACACTGATGAACCGAACGAGGTGGGGACAGTTATCGCGGGCATCGGCGAGGCCAGAACGCTCGGTTACAAGTCACACGGTGCCGGCGGGATGCTCACTCTTTTCATTCGGGGTATGCTCTGCAATTGGATGGTATCCATGGGCGTCGTCGGGGCGATGATTTCCACGCACGTCAGTGGCAAGGTGATTGCCATGTGGATGCCGATCATGCTGTTCTTTTATATGACCTTTGAGCATTCTGTCGTGAATATGTTTCTGTTTCCGTCGGCATTGATTATGGGAGGTCAGTTCTCGGTCGCGGACTACTTGGTTTGGAACGAGATTCCGGTGGTGCTGGGTAATATGGTTGGCGGGATCGCTCTGACCGGACTGACGCTGTACACGACGCATGTTCGAACCGCGCCGAAACGTGTCGTTGTTGACGCTAAAGCGGCGTAA
- the nirD gene encoding nitrite reductase small subunit NirD, whose protein sequence is MTIQKRKIVVIGNGMVGHRFIEKLIGFDKDRSCQVTTFCEESRAAYDRVGLTSFFAHRDAEKLMIARREWYACQNMCPHMNAFVLSRGIVGSRGEEPKVACPLHKKTFSLKTGQGLSGEPLSVKVFPVRVDDGEVYLKLPPESQLDALLATDLHSLTKQSVCDMSSACAACV, encoded by the coding sequence GTGACAATACAGAAACGAAAGATCGTTGTGATCGGCAACGGCATGGTCGGACATCGCTTCATTGAAAAGCTGATTGGGTTCGACAAAGATCGATCTTGCCAAGTGACGACGTTCTGTGAAGAGTCGCGTGCCGCGTACGACAGGGTCGGATTGACATCATTCTTTGCGCATCGGGATGCCGAGAAGCTGATGATTGCGCGCCGCGAATGGTATGCCTGCCAGAATATGTGCCCGCACATGAACGCCTTCGTCCTCTCCCGCGGCATCGTGGGCAGTCGTGGTGAAGAACCGAAGGTCGCGTGCCCGCTGCACAAGAAAACATTCTCATTGAAGACCGGGCAAGGACTCTCAGGTGAGCCGCTATCGGTAAAAGTGTTCCCGGTGCGGGTTGATGACGGTGAAGTTTACCTGAAACTTCCACCTGAATCGCAACTTGATGCACTATTGGCCACCGATCTCCACTCGCTGACCAAACAGTCTGTATGCGACATGTCCTCAGCCTGTGCGGCCTGTGTCTAG
- a CDS encoding HAD family hydrolase: MKITPGPRALATDLDGTFIPLGNDPEADQALVQIRGQLADEKFPLLFVTGRHLDFVFEAIVADGLPQPDWILCDVGTSLYERIPGAAPNQGAESYQGVCQTPSQGESGGVTTAQTLASEYRLSDSFAKCLDEIVGELDIERVRNEVGALPGFRMQESFKQKRHKLSYYVAAESVEECHHAVESYLLSNSLPYSVISSVDPFNGDGLVDVLPQDVSKAFALDWWCRDQGYRNDEVVFCGDSGNDYAALVAGYRAVVVANADRRLAARVFQAHAQRGWTDRLLLASKSSTAGVLEGLRWFGWRAGCGLPARGESSITVDQTIPRPWGAVPVGHRRTQFSVFAPAHQTLSLEFRRPEAASAATRLIELERSQDGFFSASVDDCPVGTDYRLRLGSKAIDADGEASAIPDPASRYQPEGVHGFSRVVSRQFPWQHDDHTRPTRREDLVIYELHIGAFTSEGTFLSAIERLDELVDLGITAIELMPIAQCPGRWNWGYDATHWFAPMNAMGTPDDLRHFVDAAHARGLNVFLDVVYNHFGPEGNYWSTLGEYFSSRHNTPWGASPNFDDGSAAKAIRRLVIDNAIYWLDEFHFDGLRVDAIHCMRDHSDEHITRQFGREVREWSERVGRRIWLIAETNVYDGSMTAPLSEHGCGFDAQWGDDFAHALLACVRSRDRLTVRTYEPHQDLARALHRGFVFRGDVRGDRGREEIGNATALRVDTSSVVYCIQNHDFIGNHPLGQRFHQITASETQAAAATLLVLSPAIPMLFMGEEFACENPFAFFVDFGDESLRKAVVEGRRREYPQHDWSGGVLPTDAVAFESARIGEVSAGSIAMHSWYRDLIAVRHRFVRSGLLAGEHLVVRTDVDRGCYALQFRRGDEQLFVVCRLADSTPELRPNDDAMSQAELAEFLQLSEGFPPPILDSQAAISGNSAESICLHPNQAIVLYENLSLA; this comes from the coding sequence ATGAAAATCACCCCCGGCCCACGCGCACTCGCCACCGATTTGGATGGCACATTCATTCCCTTGGGCAACGATCCAGAGGCTGATCAGGCACTGGTGCAAATACGAGGCCAATTGGCCGACGAGAAATTTCCGCTGCTCTTCGTTACCGGCCGCCATCTGGATTTTGTCTTCGAGGCGATCGTTGCCGATGGACTGCCTCAGCCCGATTGGATTCTATGTGACGTGGGCACTAGTCTTTACGAACGTATACCAGGTGCCGCACCGAACCAGGGCGCTGAATCCTACCAGGGCGTTTGCCAGACGCCCTCGCAGGGCGAGTCGGGCGGCGTGACGACGGCGCAGACGCTCGCGTCGGAGTATCGCCTGAGCGACAGCTTCGCCAAATGCCTCGACGAGATTGTTGGCGAGTTGGATATTGAACGAGTTCGCAACGAAGTTGGTGCTCTACCCGGATTTCGCATGCAGGAATCGTTTAAGCAGAAACGGCACAAGCTCAGTTACTACGTCGCTGCGGAGTCCGTCGAGGAGTGCCACCACGCCGTCGAGAGCTATCTTTTGAGCAACTCGCTGCCCTACAGCGTGATCAGTAGTGTCGATCCGTTTAACGGCGATGGTCTCGTTGACGTGCTGCCTCAAGATGTCTCGAAAGCCTTTGCACTGGATTGGTGGTGCCGTGACCAAGGGTATCGCAACGACGAGGTCGTTTTTTGCGGTGATTCCGGTAACGACTATGCGGCGCTCGTCGCGGGATACCGTGCCGTTGTTGTCGCGAATGCCGATCGGCGACTCGCTGCACGCGTGTTTCAAGCTCATGCTCAACGGGGGTGGACCGACCGCCTGTTGTTGGCGTCAAAATCCAGCACGGCTGGGGTGCTCGAAGGTCTACGCTGGTTCGGTTGGCGAGCTGGATGCGGTCTTCCAGCGAGGGGCGAAAGTTCAATCACGGTCGATCAGACGATTCCCCGACCGTGGGGTGCTGTTCCCGTGGGGCATCGCCGCACGCAGTTCTCCGTTTTTGCTCCAGCGCATCAAACGCTTTCACTGGAGTTCAGGCGACCGGAGGCGGCATCGGCGGCAACGAGATTGATCGAGCTGGAACGAAGTCAAGACGGTTTCTTCAGCGCGTCGGTGGATGACTGTCCGGTCGGCACTGACTATCGCCTGCGGCTGGGCTCAAAGGCTATCGATGCGGATGGAGAGGCATCTGCGATCCCAGACCCAGCGTCGCGTTACCAGCCCGAAGGTGTGCATGGATTTTCCCGCGTGGTCTCTCGTCAGTTTCCTTGGCAGCACGACGACCACACGCGCCCCACTCGGCGGGAAGACTTGGTCATTTACGAGCTTCATATAGGTGCGTTCACGTCCGAGGGCACGTTTCTCAGTGCGATCGAGCGGCTTGATGAACTCGTTGATTTGGGGATCACCGCGATAGAGTTGATGCCAATTGCGCAGTGTCCCGGCAGGTGGAATTGGGGATATGACGCGACGCATTGGTTTGCACCCATGAACGCGATGGGGACTCCCGACGATCTTAGGCATTTCGTCGACGCCGCCCACGCCCGTGGGCTCAATGTGTTTCTCGATGTGGTTTATAACCACTTCGGCCCCGAAGGGAATTATTGGTCGACGCTGGGGGAATATTTCTCTAGCCGTCACAACACGCCTTGGGGCGCATCGCCCAACTTTGACGATGGATCCGCAGCGAAAGCGATCCGGAGGCTGGTGATCGACAACGCAATTTATTGGCTCGACGAGTTTCACTTCGACGGCCTGCGAGTCGACGCCATTCATTGCATGCGCGATCACAGCGACGAGCACATCACGCGTCAGTTTGGCCGCGAAGTTCGAGAGTGGTCGGAACGTGTTGGGCGACGGATCTGGTTGATCGCCGAAACGAATGTGTACGACGGTTCCATGACCGCGCCGCTGAGCGAACATGGCTGCGGGTTCGATGCTCAGTGGGGTGACGACTTCGCACACGCTTTGTTAGCGTGCGTGCGTTCTCGAGATCGTTTGACTGTCCGTACCTATGAACCGCACCAAGACTTAGCTCGCGCGCTCCATCGTGGGTTCGTCTTTCGGGGTGACGTCCGTGGCGACCGTGGTCGTGAAGAAATTGGAAACGCGACGGCCCTGCGGGTAGATACATCGAGTGTGGTTTACTGCATCCAAAATCATGATTTCATTGGCAACCATCCGCTCGGGCAACGCTTTCATCAGATTACCGCTTCGGAAACCCAGGCTGCTGCGGCGACGCTACTAGTGCTTTCTCCGGCGATCCCAATGCTATTCATGGGCGAGGAGTTCGCTTGCGAAAATCCGTTCGCGTTCTTCGTTGACTTTGGCGACGAGTCGCTGCGTAAAGCAGTCGTCGAGGGGCGCCGGCGTGAGTACCCGCAACATGATTGGTCCGGCGGCGTGCTGCCGACCGACGCGGTTGCATTTGAGTCGGCGCGCATCGGTGAGGTCAGTGCTGGCAGTATTGCTATGCATTCCTGGTACCGCGATCTGATTGCCGTGCGTCATCGATTCGTCCGCTCAGGTTTACTCGCAGGTGAGCATCTGGTTGTGAGAACAGATGTCGATCGCGGCTGCTACGCATTGCAGTTTCGGCGTGGCGATGAACAGCTCTTCGTGGTGTGCCGCCTGGCAGATTCCACGCCGGAGTTGCGTCCCAACGACGATGCAATGTCGCAAGCCGAGCTTGCAGAGTTCTTGCAATTGAGTGAGGGCTTCCCGCCTCCGATCCTGGACAGTCAAGCTGCGATCAGCGGGAACTCGGCGGAATCGATTTGTCTGCACCCAAATCAAGCCATCGTATTGTACGAGAACCTTTCGCTCGCCTGA
- a CDS encoding carbohydrate kinase family protein, with amino-acid sequence MSNKPAAIIVGEVLWDCFSERDGGRRILGGAPLNVAWNLAGLGLDPLFISAVGDDELGHEILARMKAFGMSTTGIAVVPGVPTGTVQVTMIDGEPHYEIVKDVAWDQIPRPDASLSEAISERLAASHRTGNPALFYHGSLACRDERSRSTIVGLRDLVLNDPIDTHVFFDVNLRAPHYERSTLDLLRKSAAYIKLNLDELAELSDGIRGDAVEQTMAAGRSFEQDPDQVPLSGLLVTRGSDGALCYTPGCSEPLQVHSPAPEEMIDPVGAGDAFAAVVMHGILAGRPFTNSLHDAVAFASKVCGLAGATCDIVDFYKLPSC; translated from the coding sequence ATGTCTAACAAACCCGCCGCCATCATCGTAGGGGAAGTATTGTGGGATTGTTTTTCGGAGCGGGACGGTGGTCGACGCATCCTCGGCGGCGCGCCACTGAATGTGGCGTGGAATCTTGCCGGACTGGGACTCGATCCCCTGTTTATAAGTGCCGTTGGCGATGATGAACTCGGGCACGAGATTCTCGCGAGGATGAAGGCCTTTGGGATGTCGACGACCGGGATCGCAGTCGTGCCGGGTGTGCCTACCGGAACCGTGCAGGTCACAATGATCGATGGCGAACCCCATTACGAAATTGTCAAAGATGTTGCTTGGGATCAGATCCCCCGCCCAGATGCGTCACTTTCCGAAGCGATCAGCGAGCGTCTGGCGGCTTCTCATCGCACAGGTAATCCAGCATTGTTTTACCACGGCTCGTTAGCTTGTCGTGACGAGCGCTCACGCAGCACGATTGTCGGCCTTCGCGATCTTGTGTTGAACGATCCCATTGATACCCATGTGTTCTTCGATGTCAACTTGCGGGCCCCGCATTACGAGCGTTCAACCCTCGACCTGCTCCGGAAGTCGGCCGCCTACATTAAACTCAATTTAGATGAGTTGGCCGAGTTAAGCGATGGTATTCGCGGTGACGCAGTTGAACAAACAATGGCTGCGGGTAGATCGTTTGAGCAAGACCCTGATCAAGTGCCGTTGTCAGGCCTGTTGGTCACACGAGGGTCGGACGGCGCCCTGTGCTACACACCGGGTTGCAGCGAGCCACTGCAGGTTCACTCACCCGCACCAGAAGAAATGATCGATCCTGTCGGTGCCGGCGATGCCTTTGCGGCAGTCGTGATGCACGGCATCCTGGCGGGCCGGCCGTTTACCAATTCACTGCATGACGCTGTTGCGTTTGCATCGAAAGTCTGTGGGCTCGCAGGTGCGACCTGTGACATTGTTGATTTTTACAAGCTACCCTCCTGTTAA
- a CDS encoding HAD family hydrolase has translation MKSPDDDGLRITLLSLHGLIRGHDCELGRDADTGGQIKYVLELAQELSTRDNVASVELVTRQLFDDRVGPDYAQVEEPLSDKAKIIRIPFGPRRYLRKEALWPYLETFIDQMLGHYRRTGLPDLIHGHYADAGYAGAQLARLLHVPYVFTGHSLGRVKRERMLASIAKSKSKKTPEDLEKKFKFKFREEAEETALETAAMVITSTGQEVEQQYSVYHHYQPDRMEVIPPGVDLTNFYPDDPNDPLPPIYDQLLPFLREPDKPMIVAMARPDERKNLEMLVRVYGENPKMQDQANLVLVMGGRDDLRDLPPSQRKVITNVLQLIDVYDLYGKVAYPKSHRPADVPDLYRLTARRQGVFVNPAMTEPFGLTLLEAAASGVPIVATNDGGPRDIIANCQNGLLIDPFDRESIDHAIMRCLSEPEQWQEWSQAGITGTREHYSWKNHVDRYLRDVSEIIGTSAPPVLSQSPSRTNKRLPEFDRIIMTDLDNTMTGDEDALRDFIDLMKNAGKDVGFGIDTGRSLAEAMHLIDELGLPRPDVLSAAVGTELYYGSGLTQDQSWHQQISHHWDGQRVHEVLDGIPGLYLQKDKDQTEFKISYRIDPEVISSVDDVRRQMREAGLKVKAILSLGSFLDIIPIRGGSELSLRHLAYRWGFEPEHMLVAGDCGNDEGMLKGATLGVVVGNYSPELEHLRGLPRIYFAQGHHARGVLEGIEYYDFLNHIRIPNDRAEAESSKEDTNESRDSQHSDASATH, from the coding sequence ATGAAATCGCCTGACGACGACGGGCTCCGAATCACCTTGCTCAGTCTCCACGGGTTGATCCGTGGCCACGATTGCGAACTCGGCCGTGACGCCGACACCGGCGGGCAGATCAAGTACGTGCTTGAGCTCGCGCAGGAACTCTCCACGCGTGATAACGTCGCATCCGTTGAGCTCGTTACTCGACAACTGTTTGACGATCGAGTTGGCCCAGACTACGCGCAGGTTGAAGAGCCTCTGAGCGATAAAGCCAAGATCATCCGCATTCCGTTTGGACCTCGACGTTACCTGCGAAAAGAGGCTCTATGGCCCTATCTCGAAACCTTCATTGATCAAATGCTCGGCCACTACCGCCGCACCGGTCTACCGGATTTGATTCATGGTCACTACGCCGATGCGGGGTACGCTGGCGCCCAGCTCGCCCGGCTGTTGCACGTTCCCTACGTGTTCACCGGACACTCGCTCGGCCGAGTCAAACGAGAGCGCATGCTTGCCTCGATCGCAAAATCCAAGAGCAAGAAGACACCTGAGGATCTCGAAAAGAAATTCAAGTTCAAGTTTCGCGAAGAGGCCGAAGAGACGGCGTTAGAAACCGCGGCGATGGTGATCACAAGCACCGGCCAGGAAGTCGAACAGCAATACTCGGTATACCATCACTACCAGCCTGACCGCATGGAGGTGATCCCACCGGGGGTCGATCTGACGAACTTCTATCCTGACGATCCCAACGACCCGCTGCCGCCAATCTACGATCAACTGCTACCTTTCTTGCGCGAGCCTGATAAGCCGATGATTGTGGCCATGGCCCGGCCCGACGAACGCAAAAACCTTGAGATGCTCGTTCGCGTCTACGGGGAAAACCCAAAGATGCAGGATCAAGCCAATCTTGTGCTCGTGATGGGCGGGCGGGACGATCTACGAGATTTGCCGCCGTCGCAGCGAAAGGTCATCACCAATGTGCTGCAGCTCATCGACGTCTATGACCTCTATGGGAAGGTGGCTTACCCGAAATCACATCGACCTGCGGACGTCCCCGATCTCTACCGCCTCACCGCCCGTCGCCAGGGTGTTTTTGTTAATCCCGCGATGACCGAGCCGTTTGGTTTGACATTGCTCGAGGCAGCCGCCAGCGGCGTACCGATCGTGGCCACCAACGACGGGGGCCCGCGTGACATTATTGCGAATTGTCAGAACGGCTTGCTAATCGATCCGTTTGATCGTGAGTCAATCGATCATGCCATCATGCGGTGCTTGAGCGAGCCGGAGCAGTGGCAAGAATGGTCCCAGGCTGGGATTACCGGTACGCGGGAGCATTACAGTTGGAAAAATCACGTCGATCGATATCTGCGAGATGTCTCCGAGATTATCGGCACATCCGCACCCCCAGTCCTGTCGCAGTCACCGTCGCGAACCAACAAGCGACTGCCCGAATTTGACCGGATCATCATGACCGATCTCGATAATACGATGACCGGTGACGAGGATGCGCTGCGTGATTTCATCGATCTGATGAAAAATGCTGGCAAAGATGTTGGGTTTGGTATCGACACCGGGCGTTCACTCGCCGAAGCGATGCACCTAATCGACGAACTGGGGCTTCCCCGCCCCGATGTGCTATCTGCGGCCGTGGGTACAGAACTCTACTATGGTAGTGGTTTGACGCAGGACCAATCGTGGCACCAACAAATCTCGCACCATTGGGATGGCCAGCGCGTGCACGAGGTTCTCGATGGAATCCCTGGGCTGTATCTGCAAAAAGACAAGGACCAGACCGAATTCAAGATCAGCTATCGGATCGACCCCGAGGTCATATCTTCGGTCGACGACGTGCGTAGACAGATGCGGGAGGCTGGCCTGAAAGTGAAGGCGATCCTGTCACTCGGTTCGTTCCTCGATATCATTCCCATTCGTGGCGGCAGTGAGTTGTCGCTCCGGCACCTCGCCTACCGATGGGGATTTGAGCCCGAACACATGCTCGTAGCGGGTGACTGTGGTAACGATGAGGGTATGCTCAAGGGGGCGACGCTTGGCGTCGTCGTCGGTAACTACAGTCCCGAACTGGAACACTTGCGAGGACTGCCGCGGATCTATTTTGCGCAAGGGCATCATGCCAGAGGCGTTTTAGAAGGCATTGAGTACTATGATTTTCTCAATCATATACGCATTCCAAATGATCGCGCCGAAGCTGAATCCTCCAAAGAGGACACCAACGAATCGCGAGACTCCCAACATAGCGATGCTTCAGCGACGCACTGA